In one window of uncultured Fusobacterium sp. DNA:
- a CDS encoding CD3073 family putative ECF transporter S component yields the protein MNKKTLSLTISAMGIGLNIVLAVLAKTFAIPFLFFDTIGTILAGALLGPFFGGITGLITNVITSIVNNPVELPYAIVNMVIGIFVGLVAKRFAFNVKTALLTGLILAVLAPLIGTPITVYLFGGLAGGTLDIFVGWLAKSGQKIFTAAFIPRVLSNVIDKSVSCIIVALIIQKLPQNIKRELNVNE from the coding sequence ATGAATAAAAAAACATTATCTTTAACAATATCAGCAATGGGAATAGGATTAAATATAGTATTAGCTGTTTTAGCTAAAACTTTTGCTATTCCATTTTTATTTTTTGATACTATTGGAACAATATTAGCTGGGGCACTTTTAGGACCATTTTTTGGAGGAATAACAGGACTTATTACAAATGTTATAACTTCAATTGTAAATAATCCTGTAGAGCTACCTTATGCAATAGTAAATATGGTAATTGGTATATTTGTAGGATTAGTAGCTAAGAGATTTGCTTTTAATGTGAAAACTGCTCTATTAACAGGGCTTATCTTAGCTGTATTAGCTCCACTTATTGGAACACCTATTACTGTATATCTATTTGGAGGACTAGCAGGAGGAACTTTGGATATTTTTGTAGGTTGGTTAGCTAAGAGTGGACAGAAAATATTTACGGCAGCTTTTATTCCAAGAGTATTGTCGAATGTTATAGATAAAAGTGTTTCGTGTATTATAGTTGCCTTAATAATTCAAAAATTACCTCAAAATATAAAAAGAGAGTTGAATGTAAATGAATAG
- a CDS encoding PHP domain-containing protein produces MKVDLHLHDSKYSSDSHVSIAEIVEEARRKGLDGIALTNHESIEVKEEIDELVKKYNFPIFPGVEYLTRDGDIVAFGIDKLPEEQMTAQEFIDYVNKQGGTCTAAHPFRTNNRGLKEKLNIVKGLTAIEGYNGSTQDIHNDMAAQIGKKLGIQVIGSSDAHIQSKVGVFATLLPYPVKNVKELIEALKTNRCKPLVYKDGKYEIIEY; encoded by the coding sequence TTGAAAGTAGATTTACATTTACATGATAGCAAGTATTCAAGTGATAGCCATGTTTCAATAGCTGAAATAGTTGAAGAAGCTAGAAGAAAGGGATTGGATGGAATAGCTTTGACTAACCACGAAAGCATTGAAGTAAAAGAAGAGATTGATGAATTGGTAAAAAAATATAATTTTCCAATTTTTCCAGGTGTTGAGTATTTAACAAGAGATGGAGATATAGTAGCATTTGGAATAGATAAATTACCAGAAGAGCAGATGACAGCTCAAGAGTTTATAGACTATGTAAATAAACAAGGAGGAACTTGTACAGCAGCACATCCATTTAGAACTAATAATAGAGGATTAAAAGAGAAATTAAATATAGTTAAGGGACTTACTGCAATAGAAGGGTACAATGGAAGCACGCAGGATATACACAATGATATGGCAGCTCAAATTGGGAAAAAATTAGGGATACAGGTGATAGGTTCTAGTGATGCTCACATTCAAAGTAAGGTTGGAGTATTTGCTACATTATTGCCATATCCAGTAAAAAATGTAAAAGAGTTAATTGAAGCTTTAAAAACTAATAGATGTAAACCATTAGTTTATAAAGATGGAAAATATGAGATAATTGAATATTAA
- a CDS encoding ATP-binding cassette domain-containing protein yields MEIKLEKVGAGFTNEYLKDIDLSFANNEWCFFIGETGSGKSTLLQTVAYLTKIFSGKLTFNGKELKDKSTLKEFRAKVGVMFQYTEKQFFCNSVKEEITYTLKRNKVSDDEIEKKLERVLELLSFPREILSNSPFEISGGQKRFTALASILINEPKILILDEPTAGLDIQNKRIFYSVLERLKKSGIMIIQSSHTLEDVLKYGERVIKLEKGRVVKDGNPKKILLEERSESTNIFRILSKKGMDLNEINSIEELCEVMLSE; encoded by the coding sequence ATGGAGATTAAGCTTGAAAAAGTAGGAGCTGGATTTACTAATGAGTATCTAAAAGATATAGACTTATCTTTTGCAAATAATGAGTGGTGTTTTTTCATAGGGGAAACGGGAAGTGGAAAATCTACACTACTCCAAACAGTAGCTTATTTAACAAAAATATTTTCTGGAAAGCTTACTTTTAATGGAAAAGAGTTAAAGGATAAAAGTACTTTAAAAGAGTTTAGAGCTAAAGTTGGAGTGATGTTCCAATATACAGAGAAACAATTTTTCTGTAATAGTGTAAAAGAGGAGATTACCTATACACTTAAGAGAAATAAAGTTTCAGATGATGAGATAGAGAAAAAATTAGAAAGGGTTTTAGAGCTTTTAAGTTTTCCTAGAGAGATACTATCTAACTCTCCATTTGAAATAAGTGGAGGACAAAAGAGATTTACTGCTCTTGCTTCAATATTAATCAATGAGCCAAAGATTTTAATATTAGATGAACCTACTGCTGGACTAGATATTCAAAATAAGAGAATTTTTTATTCAGTTTTAGAGAGATTAAAAAAATCTGGAATAATGATAATTCAAAGCTCTCATACATTAGAAGATGTTCTAAAATATGGAGAGAGAGTAATAAAATTAGAAAAGGGAAGAGTAGTAAAAGATGGAAATCCCAAAAAGATTTTATTAGAGGAGAGAAGTGAGAGTACAAATATCTTTAGAATATTATCTAAAAAAGGTATGGATTTAAATGAGATAAACTCAATAGAGGAGTTATGTGAGGTGATGTTAAGTGAATAA
- a CDS encoding glutathione ABC transporter substrate-binding protein encodes MLKKLLIVLVSIIFLFTGCGEKKEKIVKEELIIAQDGEAKSLDIHQGNDGFSLRANRLIYSRLVESDENMQIHPGLAESWEQINDKTMQFHLRKGVKFHNGYDFTAEDVKFSFERMMNSPRIAFVLPPIDKIEVVDDYTVNLVTKTPFGPLLAHLSHPALGIVSKKLLTENSEALKETPIGTGSYKFKEWIYGDKIVLEKNEDFYDKNEKGLKYIVFKNVVEASNRAIGLETGEIDIAIAISSVDEENIKNNPKLQLLTKPSISYSYIGMNVEKSPLNDVRVRKAINYAIDKQAIVDVILNGNGKVATSPIAPGVFGFTDKTKNYEYNVEKAKELMKEAGYENGFSTSILVFSGEANTQTAEIVQAYLREIGIELKIEIVETSAYWDMTEKGIHNLFLGSWGVVTGDADYGLYAMYHSSAKGGAGNRDFYENKKVDELLDKAKTEIDPEIRKKLYEEAQILIVDDAPDIMLYNRNLSIGAQKYIKGLGVHPVTLHNFATVYIDGE; translated from the coding sequence ATGTTAAAAAAACTATTAATAGTATTAGTAAGTATAATATTTTTATTCACAGGTTGTGGAGAAAAGAAAGAGAAAATTGTAAAAGAAGAGTTAATAATAGCTCAAGATGGAGAAGCTAAATCATTGGATATTCATCAAGGAAATGATGGATTTTCTTTAAGAGCGAATAGACTTATCTATTCAAGACTTGTAGAATCTGATGAAAATATGCAAATACACCCAGGACTTGCTGAATCTTGGGAACAAATTAATGATAAGACTATGCAATTTCATTTGAGAAAGGGAGTAAAATTTCATAATGGATATGATTTTACTGCTGAAGATGTTAAATTCTCCTTTGAAAGAATGATGAACTCACCAAGAATTGCCTTTGTATTACCACCAATTGATAAAATTGAAGTAGTTGATGATTACACAGTTAATCTTGTAACAAAAACACCTTTTGGTCCATTATTAGCTCACTTATCACATCCAGCTTTGGGAATTGTAAGTAAAAAGCTTTTAACTGAAAATTCTGAAGCTTTAAAAGAAACTCCAATTGGAACAGGAAGCTATAAGTTTAAAGAGTGGATTTATGGAGATAAGATAGTTTTAGAGAAAAACGAAGATTTCTATGATAAAAATGAAAAAGGATTAAAATATATAGTTTTTAAAAATGTAGTAGAAGCATCAAATAGAGCTATTGGATTAGAAACTGGTGAGATTGATATAGCAATAGCAATAAGTTCAGTTGATGAGGAGAATATAAAAAATAATCCTAAGTTACAACTTTTAACTAAACCTTCAATCTCTTATTCATATATAGGAATGAATGTGGAAAAATCACCATTGAATGATGTAAGAGTAAGAAAAGCAATAAACTATGCTATTGATAAACAAGCTATAGTAGATGTTATCTTAAATGGAAATGGAAAAGTAGCAACTTCTCCAATAGCTCCAGGAGTTTTTGGATTTACTGATAAAACTAAAAATTATGAGTACAATGTAGAGAAAGCAAAAGAACTTATGAAAGAAGCTGGATATGAAAATGGATTTTCTACTAGTATTTTAGTTTTTAGTGGAGAAGCTAATACTCAAACAGCTGAGATAGTTCAAGCATATTTAAGAGAAATAGGAATTGAGTTAAAAATAGAAATAGTAGAAACAAGTGCTTATTGGGATATGACTGAAAAAGGAATACATAATCTTTTCTTAGGATCATGGGGAGTGGTAACTGGAGATGCTGATTATGGATTGTATGCTATGTATCACTCTTCTGCTAAAGGTGGAGCAGGAAATAGAGATTTCTATGAAAATAAAAAAGTAGATGAATTATTAGATAAAGCTAAAACAGAAATAGATCCTGAAATTAGAAAAAAATTATATGAAGAAGCTCAAATATTAATAGTTGATGATGCTCCAGATATTATGCTATATAATAGAAACTTGTCAATTGGAGCTCAAAAATATATTAAAGGTTTAGGAGTACATCCAGTTACTCTTCACAACTTTGCAACTGTTTATATTGATGGGGAATAG
- a CDS encoding CD3072 family TudS-related putative desulfidase encodes MNRGRKILIISHCILNQNSVVLPYGREMKDFQEMVKYCMENNIGLVQLPCPELRQLGLKRWGHLKTQLDYSGYRNQCKNILYPIIEELEDYKTNGYEVLGVCGIKGSPTCGVSLTCVGDWQGEVNTYKSIEDAQSKVKMVEEKGILMEIFQELLEEKRVKINFFDFDNWRENLDRD; translated from the coding sequence ATGAATAGAGGGAGAAAAATTTTAATTATCTCTCATTGTATTCTAAATCAAAACTCAGTTGTTTTACCTTACGGAAGAGAGATGAAAGACTTTCAAGAGATGGTAAAATATTGTATGGAAAATAATATAGGACTTGTACAACTTCCTTGTCCAGAACTTAGGCAGTTAGGGCTTAAAAGATGGGGGCATCTTAAAACACAGCTAGATTATTCTGGATATAGAAATCAGTGTAAAAATATTTTATACCCTATAATTGAAGAGTTAGAAGATTATAAAACTAATGGGTATGAAGTTTTAGGAGTATGTGGAATAAAGGGAAGTCCTACTTGTGGAGTAAGCCTAACTTGTGTAGGAGATTGGCAAGGAGAGGTCAATACCTATAAAAGTATAGAAGATGCTCAATCAAAAGTTAAGATGGTAGAAGAAAAAGGAATACTTATGGAGATTTTTCAAGAGTTACTAGAGGAGAAGAGAGTAAAAATAAATTTCTTTGACTTTGATAATTGGAGGGAGAATCTTGATAGAGATTAA
- a CDS encoding ATP-binding cassette domain-containing protein: protein MIEIKNIDFSYYEREVFKNFSLKLEDGKFYTLLGKNGSGKSTLVKLLLGIVKVKSGEILIDGKNLADNLYEVRKNIGMVFQNPDEQIVSERIDEELAFSMENYGYSSMEMRKKIEEVLQEINLLEKRDLRISQLSGGEKQRLCIGSALMLNPKVLVLDEGTAMLDEKNRENIMELLKRLRDRGVTILLISHHLDELKYVDEVVYLKNGELWQGDRDKFLKEIITGNLGESLELPPNFYIAREIFRRKGIDISKNLFSSEEVAEYLWRLSLKK, encoded by the coding sequence TTGATAGAGATTAAAAATATTGATTTTTCATATTATGAGAGAGAGGTTTTTAAAAATTTCTCTTTAAAATTGGAAGATGGGAAATTTTATACTCTTTTAGGAAAAAATGGTTCTGGAAAATCTACGTTAGTAAAACTTCTATTGGGAATAGTGAAAGTAAAAAGTGGAGAGATATTGATAGATGGGAAAAATCTAGCTGATAATCTTTATGAAGTAAGAAAAAATATAGGAATGGTTTTTCAAAATCCAGATGAGCAGATAGTTTCTGAAAGAATAGATGAGGAATTAGCCTTTTCAATGGAAAACTATGGATATTCTTCTATGGAGATGAGAAAAAAAATAGAAGAGGTTTTACAGGAGATAAATCTTTTAGAAAAAAGGGATTTGAGGATATCTCAACTATCTGGAGGAGAGAAACAAAGATTATGTATAGGGTCGGCTCTGATGTTAAATCCAAAGGTTTTAGTATTAGATGAGGGAACCGCTATGCTAGATGAAAAAAATAGAGAGAATATAATGGAACTTCTGAAAAGATTAAGAGATAGAGGAGTAACTATTCTCTTAATTAGTCATCATTTAGATGAGTTAAAATATGTAGATGAAGTGGTCTATTTAAAAAATGGAGAACTATGGCAAGGAGATAGAGATAAATTTTTAAAAGAGATTATCACAGGTAATCTTGGAGAGAGCTTAGAACTTCCACCAAATTTCTATATAGCTAGAGAGATTTTTAGAAGAAAAGGGATAGATATTAGTAAAAATCTTTTTAGTAGTGAGGAGGTGGCAGAATATTTATGGAGATTAAGCTTGAAAAAGTAG
- a CDS encoding energy-coupling factor transporter transmembrane component T yields the protein MNKYDPRTLFFTTFIYILLLAMMKKYIDIVVLLPFLIGHILLFSIKKEKLKRVLKYSITLFLSIIFINYFLIGRDLEYIVIGVFRFLGIIFIAVTLVSSIDIDEIGFVIESFLSPLKIFKIPVDSIAVITALGLKFIPLLQEEGQRIYLAQRARGLDFELMGIGERVKSIINLFFPVVVSGIQKAFHIATAMEVRGYGNGMKRSRLKEYKFLKRDYIYISFVIFLLILRIVIILK from the coding sequence GTGAATAAATATGATCCAAGAACACTATTTTTTACAACATTTATCTATATACTCCTTTTAGCAATGATGAAGAAATATATTGATATTGTGGTACTTTTACCATTTTTAATAGGACATATTCTACTTTTTTCAATAAAAAAAGAAAAGCTGAAAAGAGTTTTAAAATACTCTATAACACTTTTTTTATCTATTATCTTTATTAACTATTTTCTTATAGGAAGGGATTTAGAATATATAGTTATAGGTGTATTTAGATTTTTAGGAATAATATTTATAGCTGTTACCTTAGTTTCTTCAATAGATATTGATGAGATAGGATTTGTGATAGAGAGCTTTCTATCTCCACTTAAAATTTTTAAAATACCAGTAGACTCAATAGCTGTAATCACTGCTCTTGGATTAAAATTTATTCCTTTGCTTCAAGAAGAAGGACAGAGAATATATTTAGCTCAAAGGGCTAGAGGATTGGATTTTGAATTGATGGGTATAGGAGAGAGAGTAAAAAGTATAATTAATCTATTTTTTCCTGTGGTTGTATCTGGAATACAAAAAGCTTTTCATATAGCTACTGCTATGGAAGTAAGAGGATATGGGAATGGAATGAAAAGAAGTAGATTAAAAGAATATAAGTTTTTAAAAAGAGATTATATATATATTAGTTTTGTCATATTTTTATTAATTTTAAGAATAGTTATTATTTTAAAATAA